ctctgctggtgttaggacttgaacctaggacccccAGAGCCTTGAACACAAAGGCTATTTGTacatttatgctatctcctcttcaTCTCCTGCTTAATTTATTAAAGACTAAAACCATAAATTGAGAAGTCTACTAGAACCCCCCAACACCTCCCAACAACCCCCCTAtgcccctcacccccctctcAGATGACTTGGAAAGAGGATCAACTAAAAAGGGATCTCAAATGGTTCCAGGACTTGCAGGGCTGAGAACCCAGGTGAGGAGAGTCACCACAAGCCAGCTAAGCAGTGCCTTGGAGGaatggatgaaggaaggaaggaaaggaaggaaggaaaagagaagagaagagaagagaagagaagagaagagaagagaagaaaagaaaagaaaagaaaagaaaagaaaagaaaagaatgagagggtggtccgggaggtggctcattgataaagctttgaactcctgagcatgaggtcccaagttcgattcccggcagcacacgtaccagagtgatgtctggttctttctttctcctcttgtctttctcataaataaataaaaccttaaaaagacgaaggaaagaaagaaagaaagaaagagagaaagaaagaaagagaaataaagaaagacagaaagtaagaaagggaggtgggcagtagcgcagcgggttaagcgcacatagcacaaaatgcaaggactggcacaaggatccctgtttgagcccccagctccccacctgcggggggggggggtcacttcagaagcattgaagcaggtctgcagatgtctatctttctctccccctttctgtcttccccctcctctctcgatttctcgatgtcctatccaacaataatagcaacaataaacaacaaggataacaaaagggaaataatggactccaggagcagtggattcctagtgcaggcagcgagctcctgtgataatcctggagacaaaaaaaaaaagaaaaagaaagaaagaagtggagggacagaggaagggagggagggaggaagagagggagggagggaagaaggaagggaggaagccagggaggaaggagaaaggaaagaaagaaagaaagaaagaaagaaagaaagaaagaaagaaagaaagaaagaaaggaaggaaggaagaaagaaagaaagaaagacagaaagacagaaagaaaggaaggaaggaagggagaaaggaaggaagaaagagaaagaaaggaaggaagaaagactgaGGAAGGGGCACTGGTGAAAAAGTGAGTGTTAGAGGGAAGGGAGCTGACAAAGCAAGGAATTCCTGGGCACAGAAGTGATGACAGCTGAGCCTAGGGGAATGCTCATTTCCAGCTTAGAGCTCCCACTGGCTCTTCTTCCTGTGAGAGAAACCAGCTAGGAGGAACTAAGTTTCCCTCCTTATGGAAAGGGCTGAGCCTAAAAGAGGAATTGCCACCGAGTAGTGCACAGGCCTCAACGGAGACCAAGCACTAGGTCACCTAGGCCCCACTCTCCTGGGGCCCaacagggaagcagaggctctTCCTTGGGCAGGAAGCTGGGCGAGGCTCCAGCTAATTTGATTATGAAAACGGTGTGGGGCCAGCAGAGTTGAGAACAGTTTGCAGCTGCAGCCAGCTCCTATCATAATCAGTCAGTTTTACCTCCTCTCCCCCCCGATTTCTACCTAGCCACAGACGAAGATCTGAGTAGATCCCTGAGACTAATGGTGATACATTTCCGAGTACACTGCAAGCTTCCATGTACCTCCTCCTAAACGCTTTGGCTTGCATGTCCTGTTCACTGGAACTCAGCATTTGTTTCCACAGCTTTCCTTTCCGGGTAAAACGGACACACAGCAATACCACAGGTGCTGCTGCCTTCTGATGGATGATTGCTTGCACCTGTGTAACCCAAACCCTTGGGGCTGTTGAGAACACCTGGCCACCTCCAGTTCGAGACTCTGACTTGGATCCCAGCATGCCCTGGTGCTTTCCTCATTATAGATCCCGTTCCCTAAATGCCCAGCTTCAGGGggaggcaggcggtggcgcatctggttaagcacacatagtatgaagcgcaaagacccgtGCATGGATCTAGGTTccaacctccggctccccacctcaaggtgggggggaggggaggacacttcaagagtggtgaagcaggtctgtgggtttcaatctttctctctctctttctaccaccccctcctctctcaatgtctctgtcctatcaaatataataggaaaaaaagaaaaagaaaaggccaccatgtatattccaaggggcccatgactttactagacgacctcaccaatgtctcctggaaccccacctgtcccactagggaaagagagagacgggggagtatgggtcaacctgccagtgtccagtggggaagcaattacagaggccagaccttccactttctgcaccctataatgatcctgggtccatgctcccagagggataaagaataggtaagctttcaagggggggggggtggaaattgtgtggaattgtactcctcatgttctatggtcttgttatttttattttataaataacaacaaaaagccaccaggagcatggATTCGtagcactggcactgagccccagtgatagccctggaggcactACTTTGGCAAGGATGCAGGTCTTACCTGGCTACCGGCACATggaaagaagctttgatgctatgctctctttcattctctctctctttctctctcttcctccctctctctctctctctctctctctctcttctctgcctccctggctctctgtctccattggaaaaaaaaaaaaagaaagttgagagtcaggtggtagcacagtgggttaaacacaaatagcacaaagcacaaggaccagagtatggatcccggttcaagccctggctcctcacctgcagggaggtcacttcacaggtggtgaagcaggtctgcaggtgtctgtttttctctccccatctctgtcttcccctcctctctccatttctctctgtcctatccaacaacatcaatgacaacaacaataataattacaataacaataaaaacaacaaagggcaacaaaagggaaaataaatatataaaaaataaaaaatagggagttgggtggtagcgcagtgagttaagggcACATcacaaggatcccgtttcgagcccccggctccccacctacagggtggtggcttcacaagtggtgtagcaggtctgcaggtgtctctctttctctccccctctctgtcttcccctcctctctccatttctctctgtcctatcccacaatgatgacatcaataacaacaacaataacaataaagcaaagtaggggggccaggcagtgaagcaccaggttaagtgctcacattacagtgcacaaggacccaggttcaagccaggaccTGgtacacacctgcaggaggaaagtttcaccagtagtgaagcagggctgtacgtctctctccctctctagctccttctcccctttcaatttctctctatctctatccagtaataaacaaataaataaaatattttttttacaaaagaaagggggctgggcgatggtgcaccaggttgagcacacgcatCACTATGTGCAAAAACCTAGGTTCATGCCCCCCACTCCCTGTctacggggggaagcttcacaagcattgaatcaggtctgcaggtgtatgtctctctcttcctctctatctcccctacccccccatcttatctaataaataggaaggagaaaagaagggggggtAATGGTCAACAgaagtggtgggttcatagtgcaagcactgagccccagtgatagccctggtggcaataaataaataatgaataagtaTATTTTAAGCAACTTCTCCAAGACAGGAAATAAACAGGGTTCTGTATGTGGGAACCTCACTACAGCCAGCCCCAGGGTTGTTTCAAAGCTTAGGGATGAGTGTGGACACCAAAAACCACCACAGCTTTTCCTCGACTCAACAGGGACGTCTTAACAGGCTCGTAAGCCAGGTGACAAAAACAGCTCTTCGGTCTCATTTGAGTGTCACAAGGACCCTGCAAGGGAAGCAGAGGAGGAACTCCTAGCCAGGCtatacaaggggaaaaaaaaagtaaataattaattaaaaactccAGGGTTTGCCCTGGGTCCATTTTAGTAAATGGCAAACTTACCAGAACATTAATTTGGTCTCCTGTTGACACACAAACTTCAGGCAGAGAGAACTGGGAGCTCTGTGTCAGTTCccccctggggtgtgtgtgtgtgtgggggggtggggagtaaaAGTTTGCACACACTAAGAACATACTTGGGTCCAAGTGACAGAACTTgaactggttaaaaagaaaagagaagaagaggagaggagagagaagggatggggaggggaggaggggaaggggaggggaggggaaggtaagaggagaggaggggaggggaaggtaaggggagggaggagaaggggaggcaagggaagggaagggaagggaagggaagggaaaggaagggtagggaaaggaagggaaaggaagggaagggaagggaaggagaaagagagaactgggGCAATAGAtagcaagaaaaaagaagagaggagaggaaaggaaagggaaggggagggaaggggagggaaggggaggggaggagaggggaggggaggagaggagaggggaggagaggagaggagaggagaggagaggagagggagaaagagaaagagaaagagaaagagaaagaaagagggaactggggagatagcaagaaaaaaagaagacaaggagaggaaagggaagggaagggaagggaagggaagggaagggaagggaagggagggaagggaagggaaaggaagggtagggaaaggaagggaaaggaagggaagggaagggaagggaagggaagggaagggaagggaagggaaggagaaagagagaactgggGCAATAGAtagcaagaaaaaagaagagaggagaggaaaggaaagggaaggggagggaaggggagggaaggggaggggaggagaggggaggggaggagaggagaggagaggggaggagaggagaggagaggagagggagaaagagaaagagaaagagaaagagaaagaaagagggaactggggagatagcaagaaaaaaagaagacaaggagaggaaagggaagggaagggaagggaagggaagggaagggaagggaagggaagggaagggaagggaagggaaggagaaagaggggactggggagatagatagcataatggttatgcaaggactttcatgcctaggctccaaagaccaaggttcaatcccctgcaccataagccagaatagaaagaaagaaagaaagaaagaaagaaagaaagaaagaaaggaaggaagaaggaaagaagaaaggagaaagaagaaaggaaggagggggaaagaaaggaagggaaaagaaagaaaaaagcaatggatggagaaagagagtgagagtgaaagaaagagaaagagagagagagagaagagtggcaAAGAAAAGAGGCTGTGTTTGCTCTTATAACATagtgtctcctctcttctcccttctttccgcACCCCCAACTCCCTTTGCCACTTCCTGCCCTGCTCCCATAAGGCACCCCTCCTGAGGTTTTCAGGCACCAGTGACACTGTTTTGTGTTCCAAAGGGTtcactcaggggccaggtggtggcacacctggcaggtGGTGCACTGGGCGCACAAGGACCGGGTTAGGGCCTCCCGTCCCCGTCTGCAGGAagaaagagtggtgaagcagggctgcaggtgtctctctctctctctctccttctctagatctcccctctaccctctcaatttctggccatctctatccaataaataaatttaatttaaaaacattatttaagaatttatttattagggagtcgggcagtagcacagcaggttaagtgcacatggcacaaagcgcaaggacccgcataaagatctcagttcgagcccccggctccccacctgtcgggCTAGCATTGCGGGAGGGAGGCataacccaggaaccaagttcatggcagtagcaatacaaatctctATTCATGTGGGCGCCCCAGAGTTGGGCGtgtaggcacctggttaaaaccaCGTGGAGCCAAAACCTGCAATGTCTGATGTCTGCCTCCCACTGCACaccccccctttcccttccccctggACCCCGAAGAGCCAAGCTTGCCCCGAAATGGCTTCACCATCCACACTTAGTtaggagaggaggggcagagaaaaatgggaggggctggaaaggaAGAACCTCCCTTGCAACCAttgctagggattcaactggCCTGAATTAGAAATACCCTCTGGggacttaggaaggagacctttagtcatttgtaagacaaggcaggagattaatatgtaaataataaagggacCAGACCATTAGTAGCATGGAATGTAGAGAgctttggggggcagggagaggatggatgtcccctcaagtcaagccctgcctagctcaaccacatgctcacTATTTcccaacacccacctgcaggaggtcgcttggcaagcggtgaagctgtctctcttttttaatttttttatttttatttatttccttttgctgcccttgttattttattgttatcgttattattgctgttgttattgatgtcgttgttgttggataggacagagagaaatggagagaagaggggaagacatagacggggagagaaagatagacgccccctgcaggtggggagctggggggtttgaacaggatccttaagtcggtccttgtgcttgcgccacctgcgcttaacccactgcactacagccctactcccagatctctctgtttctctcccctctctgtcttcccctcctctctccatttctctctgtcctatccaacaacaacagctctgacaacaataacaactacaacaagcacaacaacaagggcaacaaaatgggaaaaaatagcctccaggagcagtggattcgtactgcaggcactgagccatattagtaaccctggaggcaaaaaaaaaaaattatttattaacaaaAAATGGATTGCTCTAATGGCCATCACTGGAGTGGGAGGGGGTGGCCAGGGACCACTTCTGCTCTGATGGGGCATCAGaagtagaaagaggaaaaaacattTGCCTGTAGCTTCTCTTTTCCTTAGCACAgatgacagacaaaaaaaaaaaaaaaaaaaaagacacatggcAAAATTTGGAAGAAGTCAGCAGTTTCTTTGCACTCCCCTCGGTTTGGCTCCTGCCTCCAcagtttccccttccccttcttctttaaTGGTTCCCCagacttcccctctctctctctctctctctctctccctctctcttgttatAGAACCTATTTCTTAAATGCCCAGTTCAAAAATCCTGTGTGgggacagggcagtggcacagtgggttaagcacacatagtacaaagtgcaaggattacACAAtaatcccagttggagtccccagtttcctacctgcaggggggtcgcttcacaagcattgaagcagttctgcaggtgtctgtctttctctccctacctctcccttttctctgtcctacccaataaaaacattaaaaaatggctaccagttgcagtggatttgtaagtgataacctgaaggcaaaaaaaaaaaaaatcctatcagAAGCAAGCTTGGAATATATTAAGTGCTACTGAGGTCAGCCCCCCACAGGGGACCCTAGAGAATGGAGCTGGCATCTATCCTGGGTTCCTAAACCTGTGGCACAGTTGCCCTAGAAGATCAGGTTATTCTGGggttggtgagatagctcacttggatagagcacACTGCTCACTCTGGCatggttgcaggttcaagcctggcacccAGCACATGGAAGAAAGCTttcggtgctgtgatctcttccaCCACACactctctccactggaagcaacaCAAGAAGGGaacggggagaggaagaaggacacagggagaggaagaaggacaggagagaagagagaagacagggaaGGCAGCATGGTAGCCAGAAGTGGGAAAGGAATCAGGACAAGTGGATGTCCAGAAACCTGATGCTGATATTGATCAAACAGGAAACAATTTTCTTCTGGGACACAGACTTGAAACAAATACGCCTACATAGTCACACGTTAGCGGTAAGTGAAAGGGCAGGGTCCCCAGAGATGAGCCTCATAGGGAACTGGCCCCCCACAGGTAGAGAGGCCTTGGCAGAGAGTATGGAGGTCTGGTTAGGGAATGGGAGGTGGTGCTTCCCAGGAGGCAGCTCCAGCCAGATCCAAGGTCCTGGGAGTCTGCTGGTGCTTCAAGACACTGGTGTATGGCTTAGTGGTCTGAGCTCAGTAGGAAGGGGAGTGTGATAATAAGGTTGGGAATATCACTCTtcggcatttatccagtggacactcaagcgccaattagaagggacatatacgcacctatgttcatagctgcatttttCAAATGACTATCagcaaatgactggctaaagaagttatgggagatatattccatggaatattactctgccatcaaaaaagatTGATTGATTTCATGAGTGGCTCtgctctttctatcctatcatgAACTTATCATCGCAATGGTCAAGCACTGTTGCAATGCCACTGGACTCagagaaataaatgaatcttCTAACCTAAGGACTAAGATAATGTTCTGTGGAAATGGCTATCAAATAAAGTCCAACTTGAAGTGGAGAATAGCTTAGATAAGTACATTCTGGAAAAGACACCCTTATTTGTGGAAATGAAAGGAGTCACCTGCTTGGTGTGAAGGAATAGTCTAAGGAGACGTAGATAACTCAACTAGGTGGCTGCCCGGCCATAGATCCTCCTTTTTGGTCCGTTCTCACCATGATCCACTCTCCTTCTCAACTGTGTCTGATAAATTTGATATGGAGGAGACTGAGAAATTCAGTAAGTCGAAATTGAAGAAGACAGAAACGCAAGAGAAAAACTCACTGCCTTCAAAAGAAACGATTGAACAGGAGAAGCAAGTCGGTGGATCATCGTAAGGCAGCCATGGCCCATATGCACAGCGTACATCTCACAAGCACTGCCTTCTTATTTTACTTCTTAACTTTAACTTTGCAAGAGGCAAAGACATGGGAGCAAGTTTTAATGACTGTACGGCCCCTTTTCACATTCAAGAACTACTGACAACAAATGGCCGCTGAGCTGCCTCTCCCACTGCCTAGCtggcagggaagagaaagatcttGCATGTTGGTGGAGGAGGAAGCTGGGTGGAGACAGTGAAATCTAGAGTCAAAAGCCAAGTTGGTCTAAGGTGGCCTGCTGGTTATACAGTGCAGTTTAAGTGGTGTGGGAAGTGGCGCAgcagataaagcaatggactttcaagcatgaagtccccggcagcacatttaccagagatagagtgatgtctggctcttttgctctctcctcctatcttcttcatgaataaataaataaaatctttctaaaaaccataaaaaaataaaataaaatgcagtttaatcagtgtctttttttgttcaatgattttaattattggaatacacttttttttttgtatctctgCAGTCTTCTTTCTGTGTTTCATGTGTTTCATGTTTCCATAATTCTGAAGAGGACAAGCCTTATTTCTATTGGATGCCCATGAATGTGGTATCTGATTTACCTTTAGAACCAAACTTAGGTCAGAAACCTTGGTAGGACTGTCCCCATGATAAGTAACCCtgatctcagtgttgtctgtcttTTGTCATCTGAAAGCCATCCTTTCCCCATAGGTTCAATATTGTGGGAAAATATTCTGAGAATATGCTTGTATCTTGCTCATGACCAACCCTTCACCTCATCAGCTTCAGCACCCAATTGCTGACTGGGACTGGTCAGACCCCTTGGAATACACAAATTTTTAATATGCAAATAAAAAGGTTTAAaacctaaaaataaaaagtagaagaagTAGTAGACAACTGAGCATTCATTTACCtggatgcatgagaccctgggatCGGTCCTCAATACCACATAaataagtgtatttttttttaattgtagaaaGATGTGcttagaggctgggcagtggtgcacctggtagaagatACATATTACCAACTCAAGGGCTTGCCCGCATGAAGCCCCTACTCCTcgcctgcaaaggggaagtttcacaagcagtgaagcagtactgcaggtaactcactgtctctctccatctctgttccccccatcatttctctctgtctccattcaataaaataataaaatataaaatatgatatatatatatatatacacatatatatatgtatatatatatacacacatatatatatacaccaaggGGTATGGGTGGGTTGGGGAGGAGGGATATAATATCTCTCGTTTTCTCTTTCCAGATGGATGTAGGGAGGAAGCTGAAATGTAGAGGCAGGAGAAGACAGTGAAGGTACTTAATGCTACTAAAATGAACCTAaacaggtagcagcaacaaatgctggagaggttgtggagacaaaggaaccctcctgcactgcttctgggaatgtcaactggtccaagcCTTGTGGAGAGCGTCTAGAGAATTCTCAGatgactagaagtggacctttcctatgaccctgcaattcctctcctcagatatatcctaaggaagccaacataaccatccaaaaagatttgtgtagacctatgttcacagcagcacaatttgtaataggcaaaacctggaagcaactcaggtgtccaacaacagatgacaagTTGTGatctatctacacaatggaatactactcagctattaaaaatggtgatttcaccttcttcacctcatcttggatggagcttgaaggaatcatgttaagtgagataagtcagaaacagaaggatgaatatgggatgatcttgttgaaaaacaagaccagaagagaaaacactaa
The DNA window shown above is from Erinaceus europaeus chromosome 2, mEriEur2.1, whole genome shotgun sequence and carries:
- the LOC132532747 gene encoding thymosin beta-4-like, coding for MDSQRVSHHLTTFHQPYGLESSFLVRSHHDPLSFSTVSDKFDMEETEKFSKSKLKKTETQEKNSLPSKETIEQEKQVGGSS